The following coding sequences are from one Leptospira stimsonii window:
- a CDS encoding LIC11631 family protein produces MAGTQKQIQKSSVFSPSGHGDLYALDNLYLSPMRENEVWNFSQVSQFSPYNLGFLCMRSILNANLSKNAITVGGLTPGFIRGLSRIEGFENWKQFRTEGFIPRVVGKEFPLTLNSEIHTILNPALATYEKELFEEWNPKAVTISGTWENQEILMTGVSLPENEKNLPKLLKDLIQLLSGTTGKFYLRTDKHSYLCLKKDKETLGPVFFQEKEKVWDSFVFLILEKEISN; encoded by the coding sequence ATGGCCGGCACTCAGAAACAAATCCAGAAATCTTCCGTATTTTCCCCTTCCGGGCACGGAGATTTATACGCACTGGACAATCTCTATCTTTCCCCCATGAGAGAGAACGAGGTTTGGAACTTTTCCCAGGTTTCCCAATTCTCCCCTTACAACTTGGGATTTTTATGTATGCGCTCGATTCTGAACGCCAATCTTTCCAAAAATGCGATTACGGTGGGTGGACTCACTCCCGGGTTTATAAGAGGACTTTCTAGAATAGAAGGATTTGAAAATTGGAAACAATTTCGAACGGAAGGATTTATACCGAGAGTGGTAGGAAAAGAATTCCCTCTCACGCTGAATTCCGAAATTCATACGATCCTGAATCCTGCGTTGGCGACTTACGAAAAGGAGTTATTCGAGGAATGGAATCCCAAAGCCGTGACCATTTCCGGAACCTGGGAGAATCAGGAAATACTCATGACCGGAGTCTCGTTACCCGAAAACGAAAAAAATCTTCCGAAATTATTAAAGGATCTGATTCAGCTTCTTTCTGGAACCACCGGAAAATTTTATCTTCGTACCGATAAACATTCGTATCTTTGTTTGAAGAAAGATAAGGAAACGTTGGGTCCTGTCTTTTTTCAGGAGAAGGAAAAAGTCTGGGATTCTTTCGTGTTCTTGATTTTGGAAAAAGAAATTTCTAACTGA